A region from the Oncorhynchus keta strain PuntledgeMale-10-30-2019 chromosome 5, Oket_V2, whole genome shotgun sequence genome encodes:
- the LOC127930388 gene encoding uncharacterized protein LOC127930388: protein MSERKLLFEAFQQGNAEGPTRHRRPLTTAGLGMRGHVYPSVLERTRSMELVSFKGCPLSRAHSHQLFDLKAQKEASSGQNPSAENQPATKGATRKVVILESDDTIIAHYPNRDRGAQRLYRSLDCLSIGGTVSTEEEHTDEVRVEQPGDEDEGSDILRENPFFKLRPSLAMKPEVEKDIREAREREEELRRQRCSLYGEAGVSGGRPDSTEDPSPDSPTTRIPSSTSSFTASVDGRQSKGSWIGPGLLPILRVLG, encoded by the exons ATGAGCGAGAGGAAGCTGCTGTTTGAAGCCTTCCAACAAGGCAATGCAGAAGGACCCACCAGGCACAGGAGACCCCTCACCACAGCAGGCCTGGGGATGAGAGGTCATGTCTACCCCTCTGTGCTGGAGAGGACGCGTAGCATGGAGCTTGTCTCTTTTAAAGGCTGCCCTCTCTCAAGAGCCCACTCCCACCAGCTGTTTGACTTAAAGGCCCAAAAGGAGGCGAGCTCAGGCCAAAACCCAAGTGCAGAGAACCAACCCGCCACTAAAGGAGCAACGAGGAAGGTGGTTATTCTGGAAAGTGACGACACAATCATAGCCCACTATCCAAACCGAGACAGAGGAGCTCAGCGCCTCTACAGAAGCCTAGACTGCCTAAGTATAGGGGGCACTGTCTCTACAGAGGAGGAGCACACGGATGAGGTGAGGGTAGAACAGCCAGGGGATGAGGACGAGGGCTCTGACATCCTTAGGGAGAACCCCTTCTTTAAGCTGCGTCCCTCCCTGGCCATGAAGCCGGAGGTGGAGAAGGACATCCGGGAagccagggagagggaggaggagctgCGCAGGCAGAGGTGTAGTCTGTATGGAGAGGCAGGAGTCAGTGGGggcaggccagacagcacagaggACCCCAGCCCAGACTCACCTACCACACGCATTCCCTCATCCACCTCCTCTTTCACAGCATCAG TTGATGGCCGACAATCCAAGGGAAGTTGGATCGGACCTGGCCTCCTCCCAATCCTAAGAGTGCTAGGATGA